The DNA segment GATGGAAATTTGATTGGAGTTCTCGGGGGAGATATAAGTTTAGGAGAACTCCAAAAAATGATTTCAATTGCTAAAATAGGCGAAGAGGGATATGGATATATAGTAGACAAGTCAGGGACTTTTATAGCACATCCTAATTTTGCAGAAAAGGTTTTAAAGGGTGAAAGTGGTAAAGAAATTGAAGTTGTCAAAGATGTATTGAAGGGTATAGATGATACAAAGTTTTATGCAAATAAAGATGATATTGAAATGCTTAGCTCTACAAAGTTTATTGAAAAGTCTAATTGGGGTGTAATAGTACAACAACCTAAAAAACAGGCATTCGCAAAATTGGAAAGTATGATTTTTAAGACTATTATGTTGATATTGATAACTATTGTAATAGTATTAGTGATTGCATTATTGGTAGCAAAGAATATTACTAACCCTATTGTAAACCTGTCAAAGGTTATAGAGAGGCTGTCTCAATATGATTTACAATTTAGAGAAGACGACAAATCAATAAAATATTCAAATCGAAAAGATGAGATAGGAGTTATGACTAAATCATTAATAAATATGCAGAAGAATTTGATATCTTTGATTAAGGATGTTTCAAATACATCTCATCAGGTGGCTGCATCTTCACAGGAATTAACTGCTACCAGTCAGCAGGCATCAACGGCTGCAGAAGAAGTAGCTAAAACGGTTGAAGAAATAGCAGGGGGAGCCAATGAACAAGCAAAGAATACAGAAGAAGGCGTAATAAATATTAATGCCCTTGGACAGATAATAGAAGAAGATCAAAAACATATAAAGGATTTAAATGTCTCTACTGTGGAAGTGGATAAACTAAAAAATGAAGGCATGGAGATATTAAATACCCTTGTAAAGAATACCAATATTAACAATGAAGCATCAAAGGAAATATATGATATAATTATAAACACTAATGAAAGTGCAGAAAAAATAGAGAGTGCCAGTCAAATGATAATGAATATAGCAGAGCAGACCAATTTACTGGCTTTGAATGCAGCTATAGAGGCGGCAAGGGCTGGTGAAGCTGGTAAAGGATTTGTTGTTGTTGCAGAGGAAATTAGAAAATTGGCAGAACAATCCAATGAATTTACAGAGGAAATTGTAAATATTATTGAAGATTTAATAAACAAAACAAGGTATGCAGTAGAGTCTATAAGACAAGTAAATAAGACAACAAAAATTCAGGGTGAAAATGTAGAACAGACTAATGAAAAGTTCAAAGGTATTGACGATGCTATAGAGAAAATGAAAAAAATAATAAAAAATATTACTACATCTGGCAAAGAAATGGAGCTAAAGAAGGAGGAGATTATTGGGACTATAGAAAATCTTTCAGCTATATCAGAAGAAAATGCAGCAGGAACTGAGGAGGCATCTGCATCTGTGGAAGAGCAGACAGCATCTATGGAAGAGATAGCTAAATCCAGTGAGGAGTTGGCAAAAATAGCCCAAGATATGCAACAAGGTATTTCTAGATTCAAGTATTAGAAAGTTTTATGATTGATATTTTAATATGTGTGAATTTTTCAAACTCCATATTTTTATAAAAATAGGAAGGGAGAAAATATGAAAGAAAAACTTGAAGAAATTAAGAGTATTTGGGAAAAATTCATTAAAAAAGATGAAATATCTAAAGACATAAATCCAATTATATTACAATCATGGCTTAGATGTAGAGATTTAAATGTGGACTATAAAAAGGGAAGAGGACTAAATATAAGTGAAGTAGAGTTAAAAAGAATAAAAGAGGAAAATAAGGAACTTTTAGAGGTTGCATGGCCAATTATGAAAAATCTTCACAGCATTGTATTGGGGTCAGAATTTGTATTGGTTTTAACAGATAAGAATGGATATGTTTTAGAATCTATTGGCGAAGAAAATATCAGAAGAGAGGCCAATAAACTTAATTTTTTACCAGGATGTTTGTGGTCGGAAGAGGCTGTTGGTACAAATGCTATAGGGACTTGTTTAAAAGTAGATCAGCCTATTCAGGTAATAGGGGCAGAACACTATTGTCTTTATCATCACTATTGGACTTGTTCGGCAGTGCCTATCCATGATGATAAGGGCAATATAATTGGTTGTTTAGATATGTCGGGGGATTCATATGGTGCCCACAAACATACCTTGGGTATTGTTGTGGCAGCAGCCTATTCCATAGAAAATCAGATTGCTCTATTGAGGTCCCATAAGCTTATTGATACAACTATAGAGTCTATTTCTGATGGTATGATAATTATAGACAAAAATTATAAAGTAAACAAAACTAATAACATCGCATCGGAGATTCTGGGACTGACGAGGGAAGAAATACACCATATGGATATTAGAAATGTTTTAAGGGATGTGGATTTTAAAAGAGAGATATTAAAACAGAAAAATTCCCAACGTTATATTGATTGTAATTTTAATATTAATAATAAAAGAATACCTTGTAGTGCAAATATCGCACCTATTGTTACTAAAAATGAATCAATTGGTGCAGCTATTGTATTTAGAGAAGTAAAATATCTGCATAATGCAGTAAATTCAGTAAGTGGAAATAAGGCAACTTATACCTTCGATGATATTATAACAGAAAATAAGAAGATGAAAAATGTTATTAAGTTAGCGAAAAAGATATCTAGAGCTAATTGTTGTGTGCTTATAGAGGGAGAAAGTGGCACAGGGAAAGAGCTATTTGCCCATTCTATACACAATCATAGCAATAAAAAAAATGGCCCATTTATAGCTATAAACTGTGCATCACTGCCTAGAGATTTGATGGAAAGTGAATTGTTTGGATATGAGAAAGGATCATTTACTGGAGCATCTAAAGAGGGGAAACCTGGCAAGTTTGAATTAGCTGATGGGGGTACTTTGTTTCTTGATGAGATTGGAGAACTGCCATTGGAATTGCAGGCAAAGCTTTTAAGGGTTCTTGATAATCTTAAGGTGACTAGGATAGGCGGAAAATATGAAAAAAAATTAGATGTGAGGGTAATTGCAGCTACTAATAGGAATCTATATGAAGAAGTAAGGAGAAAAAGTTTCAGAGAGGATCTATATTATAGATTAAATGTATTCAAGATAAAGATTCCTCCATTGAGAGAAAGGATAAATGATATTGAGGTATGTGTAAAATACTTTCTAAACAAACTAAGTGTTGCACAAAAATATGATAAAAAACCTAGTGAGGATTTTATAAAAAAACTTAAAAGTTACAAATGGAAAGGCAATGTCAGAGAATTACAAAACATCATTGAAAGGGCCTATTATTTAAGTGAAGGTCAAGTTATTACGGATGAATGTTTACCAGAAGATTTATTTTATGATTCTATATATAAAGATGGTTTATCTGATATTTCTTTGGAAACTGTGGAGAAAAGGACTATTATCCATGCATTGATAAAATCTAAAGGTCATGTCATAGAGGCAGGAAAATTATTGAATTTGAGTAAATCATCAATTTATAGAAAGATTAAAAAATATAATATTGATCTTAATGAGATAGTCTAAAGAAATATAATAAAATAAAAAAATTCCCAATAATGGGACTGGAAGATTCCCTATTTTGGGAATTTTTTTATTTTTGTGTATTTAATAATACATTGTATGTATAAGTGTTTATAAGGATTTGAGGTTATTTTTTTTAAAAATAATATGGTTGGTATGGTTATTGCTCTATATATAGCTGAGGTATTAATTGGGAGGTGACAATGGGAAAGGCAATATAAGACTTTTAATAAAGAAAAAATTATAAGGGGGTTTTATTTTGAACTTAGATAGTAATCAAATCATTAATATGTATGAAACTATGTTGAAGATTAGAAAATTTGAGACAAAGGCCATGATACTATTTGAAGAGGGAAATATACCAGGGTTTGTGCATCTATATTTGGGAGAGGAAGCCGTAGCTACAGGGGTATGTGCCAATTTAGATGAAAAAGATTACATTACTAGTACCCATAGGGGGCATGGTCATATTTTAGCAAAAGGTGGAGACCTTAAATATATGATGGCTGAACTATTTGGAAAAGAGACAGGATATTGTAAAGGAAAGGGCGGCTCTATGCATATTGCTGATGCTACTAAAGGAATTTTAGGTGCCAATGGTATAGTGGGTGCTGGACATAATATTTCTATTGGTGCTGGATTAAGTGCAAAGTATAGGGGAACAGACCAGGTATGTGTATGTTTCTTTGGTGATGGCTCTACAAATCAAGGGACATTTCATGAATCTATAAATCTGGCAAGCATATGGAAGCTACCAGTTGTATTTGTATGTGAAAACAATTTATATGGCATATCCATGAGTCAAGATAGACATCAAGCTATTCAGGATGTTGCAGATAGAGCAGTTGCATATAATATTCCAGGGGTTACTGTTGATGGTAATGATGTTTTTGCAGTATATGAGGCTACCAATGAAGCAATAAAAAGGGCTAGAGAGGGGCAAGGACCAACGCTTGTTGAGTGCAAAACATATAGACATAGGGGACATTTTGAAGGAGATCCTGGAGCATATAAACCTGAAGAAGAACAAAAAGAATGGCGTGACAAAGATCCAATACCTAGATTAGAAAAATTCATGGTGGAAAACGATATTATAACGAAAAAGAAAATAAAGGGTATTAATGAAAAAATAGATAAAGACATAGAGGAGGCCGTTAAATTTGCCCAAGATAGTCCAGAGCCTTCTTTAGAATCAGCTGTTGAAGATATATATACCGATATAGTAGAGGAGGTTAGAGTTAGATGAAAAAGATGACTTATGCTGAAGCCATTAGAGAAGGTATGCGAATAAAAATGAAAGAAAATTCTGACGTATTTTTATTTGGAGAAGATGTAGGTGCATTTGGAGGATGTTTTGGAGTTACAGCTGGACTCTTTGACGAATTTGGAGAAAAGAGAGTCAGAGATACTCCTATATCTGAGGGGGCTATAATAGGAACTGCTATAGGTGCTGCAGCTACAGGGTTGAGACCTATTGCTGAACTTATGTTTATCGACTTTTTAACGGTAGGAATGGATCAATTAGTGAATCAAGCGGCAAAGATGAGATATATGTTTGGTGGTAAGATAACGCTGCCTATGGTAGTAAGACTTCCAGCGGGGGCGGGAGTACAAGCCGCTGCTCAACACTCCCAATCCCTTGAAGCATGGATAACCCATGTGCCAGGATTGAAGGTAGTATATCCATCTACACCTCAAGATGCATTGGGCTTAATGTTAGGTGCTATAGAGGATGATAACCCTGTAATGTATATAGAGCACAAATTACTATATGGTATGGATGGAGAGGTAGATGAAAATATAAAACCAATTCCATTGGGGGTAGCAGATATTAAAAGGGAAGGTTCAGATGTAACTGTAATAGCAACAGGAAAAATGGTACATGAAGCATTGGCAGCAGCTGATGAACTTTCTAAGGAAGGAAAAGATATAGAGGTAATAGATTTAAGGACATTATATCCATTGGATAAGGATACAATATTTAAATCTGTTGAAAAGACTAATAGAGTTGTAATAGTAACAGAGGAGAATAAGAGGGGAGGATATGGTGGAGAAATTTCAGCATTAATATCTGAAGAATATTTTGATTATTTAGATGCTCCCATAGCAAGAATAGGATGTCTAGATACGCCAATACCTTTTTCGCCAAAACTTGAAAGTTATGTAATACCCAATGCTGAAGATATAAAAAGTGCTGTTAAAAGTCTAGGTTAAATAATAAAAAGGGGTGACAAAGAAGTTACCCCTTTAAAAGGCGGGGTTATATGATTACTATAGGAATTATTGCAAATCCCTCATCGGGTAAAGACATAAGAAGATTGGTATCCCATGCAACAGTAGTGGACAATAATGAAAAGGTGAATATTGTAGAGAGGATTATATTGGGTGCCCAAGGATGTGGGGTTGAAAAAGTATATATAATGCCTGATACTTTTCAAATAGGATACAGAGTAATTGACAAGCTATCTATTTCTAAGGAGCTTAATACAAATATAGAAGTTTTAGATATGAATATAAATGGAGAGACAAAGGATAGTGTTATAGCAGCAAAAGATATGGAAGATAAAAAGGTTGGGGCTTTAGTAGTTTTAGGTGGAGATGGAACAAATAGAGCAGTAGCAAAATCTGTAAAGCATGTGCCTATCATTAGTTTATCTACAGGAACCAATAATGTATATCCTGAGATGATAGAAGGTACTGTAGCAGGTATGGCAGCAGCAGTTGTGGCTTCTGGGAAATATTTATTGGAAGATATATCTAGAAAAGATAAGCAGATAGAAATATATAAAAACGGAGCATTTACAGATATAGCATTAGTAGATGCAGTTATTTCTAAAAAATTTGTAATAGGTTCACGGGCCATATGGGATATGGAAGATATAGTTAAGGTTATAGTTTCTAGGGCCCACCCAGCATCTATAGGATTCTCTTCCTTAGTAGGATGTAATGTAATTGTAAAGGAAAATGACGATTTTGGAGCTTGTATAGATTTAACTGAGGACAAATACAAAGTAATAGCACCTATTGCAGCAGGTATTTTAAAAGAGGTTAAATTAGGATCGGCTCAAAGGATTAAATTAAATGAAAAATATATAATAAAGCCTAAATATAATGGAATGATAGCATTGGATGGAGAACGAGAAATTCCATTTAAGGCAGATGATGCACTAGTTGTTAAGATTACTAGAAATGGGCCATATCATGTAGATATAAAGAAGACGTTGGAAATAGCCCAACGGGATGGTTTTTTTAATAAGTGATTTAAATAGTAAATCTTGAAATAGGGAGGGGAAAAAATGTCAAAAACTATTGTGATGCCTAAATTGGGTTTAACAATGAAGGAAGGAAAATTGACAAAATGGCATAAGAAAGAAGGAGATGAAGTAAAAGAAGGAGATATATTATTTGATGTTGAGACTAATAAATTGAGTAATGAAGTTGAGGTCAAGGAGTCAGGGATTTTAAGAAAAGTAATAATAGATGAAGGAGAAGTAGTACCATGTTTAGAACCTGTGGCTATTATAGCAGATAAAGATGAAGATATATCTGCTATTTTGGCAGAAATAGAGGGGAAAAAAGAAGGTCAAGATAAAGAAGAGAAAAGGGAAGTAGTTGAGGAAAAAACAGATAACAACAAAGAGATAAAAACAAAACGATTGATTGCTTCACCTGCAGCAAAACGAATTGCTAAAGAAAAGGGGATAGATATATCTGAGGTTGTGGGAACAGGTCCCAATGGACGAATAACTATTAAAGATGTGGAAAATTATGAAACTTTAAAGACTAAAGCACCGAAATCTACACCTATGGCGAGAAAGGTAGCTAAAGATTTTGGAATTGATTTAAATGATATAGATAAACAAGATAGGATCAACAAACAAGATGTATATGATCTTTATAGAGAACAAGAGTTAGTATCTTCTATAGAACCAAAGGAAAAGGCAGTGCCTATGAGTACAATGAGAAAAGTTATTGGAGATAGAATGTATGAAAGTTGGCAAACTTCTCCAGTGGTAAATTATAATATTAGAGTAGATATGACAAATTTAAAAAAATTGAAGAAAGAACTGAAAAATAAGGTGAAACTTACTTATACAGACTTTCTAATTAAAATAGTTTCGAAGACATTGTTAGAATTTCCTCTGTTAAATTGTTCCATAGATGGAGATGATATAATCACTAGAAATTATGTAAATATGGGTGTTGCAGTGGCAATTGAAGAAGGGTTAATTGTACCTGTTGTAAAATATGCTCATAGTAAAGGTTTGAAAGAGATTTCATATGAGGTAAGATCCCTTGCAGATAAGGCGAAGAATAATGAATTAACTAATAGTGATATTGACGGGGGGACATTTACTATTACCAATCTTGGTATGTTTGGCATAGAATCCTTTGCACCAATTATTAATCAACCAGAAGTGGGAATATTAGGTGTTAATGCCATTGTAGATACACCAATGGTTGAAAACAAAGAAATTGTAATAAAACCCCTTATGAATTTATCTCTAACAGCAGATCACAGAGCTGTGGATGGTGCTGTAGCGGCTAAATTTATGGCGAAACTTAAGGAGTATTTAGAAAATCCAGGGATGCTTTTATTATAGGGAGGAATTAATATGAAGATTGTAGTTTTAGGAGGCGGTCCTGGAGGATATGTATGTGCCATAAGGGCAGCCCAACTTGGAGCAAAAGTTACTTTAATTGAGAAAAAACATCTAGGAGGTACTTGCCTAAATGTAGGATGTATACCCACGAAGGTATTGCTTCATACGGCAGATATCTATAGAGAGATGAAGGAACATGGCCATAATTTTGGAATAGAAAGTGATAATTTGCAAGTAAATTGGTCAAAGGTACAGAGTAGAAAAGATACAGTTGTAAATAGACTGGTCAATGGAGTGAAAACTCTTTTAGATACCAATGCTATAACAGTAATAAATGGTGAAGGAAGATTTATAGATAAAAATAGAATAGAAGTAAAGGAAGAAAAGGGAAGTCGTAAAGTTATACAATTTGATAAAGCAGTTATAGCAACAGGTTCAAATACTATTAAGATACCGATTCCAGGAATAGATTTAAATGGAGTTATAACCAG comes from the Clostridiisalibacter paucivorans DSM 22131 genome and includes:
- a CDS encoding sigma-54-dependent Fis family transcriptional regulator; translated protein: MKEKLEEIKSIWEKFIKKDEISKDINPIILQSWLRCRDLNVDYKKGRGLNISEVELKRIKEENKELLEVAWPIMKNLHSIVLGSEFVLVLTDKNGYVLESIGEENIRREANKLNFLPGCLWSEEAVGTNAIGTCLKVDQPIQVIGAEHYCLYHHYWTCSAVPIHDDKGNIIGCLDMSGDSYGAHKHTLGIVVAAAYSIENQIALLRSHKLIDTTIESISDGMIIIDKNYKVNKTNNIASEILGLTREEIHHMDIRNVLRDVDFKREILKQKNSQRYIDCNFNINNKRIPCSANIAPIVTKNESIGAAIVFREVKYLHNAVNSVSGNKATYTFDDIITENKKMKNVIKLAKKISRANCCVLIEGESGTGKELFAHSIHNHSNKKNGPFIAINCASLPRDLMESELFGYEKGSFTGASKEGKPGKFELADGGTLFLDEIGELPLELQAKLLRVLDNLKVTRIGGKYEKKLDVRVIAATNRNLYEEVRRKSFREDLYYRLNVFKIKIPPLRERINDIEVCVKYFLNKLSVAQKYDKKPSEDFIKKLKSYKWKGNVRELQNIIERAYYLSEGQVITDECLPEDLFYDSIYKDGLSDISLETVEKRTIIHALIKSKGHVIEAGKLLNLSKSSIYRKIKKYNIDLNEIV
- a CDS encoding methyl-accepting chemotaxis protein, translated to MSKVQFNLKNRLVVILVLVALIPTLLLAGINYYDKKELINKSIMEHSESVSISLAERVDNFLSQNEKLLEYLSKDTRLDSMDTWDLKEIFAAFREHYPSYEFIYAADVDGNLIASTSDVPVENYDQYDYSESLWHTDVLDGKNHISQTTYISTVTNNPCLTISVPIIRDGNLIGVLGGDISLGELQKMISIAKIGEEGYGYIVDKSGTFIAHPNFAEKVLKGESGKEIEVVKDVLKGIDDTKFYANKDDIEMLSSTKFIEKSNWGVIVQQPKKQAFAKLESMIFKTIMLILITIVIVLVIALLVAKNITNPIVNLSKVIERLSQYDLQFREDDKSIKYSNRKDEIGVMTKSLINMQKNLISLIKDVSNTSHQVAASSQELTATSQQASTAAEEVAKTVEEIAGGANEQAKNTEEGVININALGQIIEEDQKHIKDLNVSTVEVDKLKNEGMEILNTLVKNTNINNEASKEIYDIIINTNESAEKIESASQMIMNIAEQTNLLALNAAIEAARAGEAGKGFVVVAEEIRKLAEQSNEFTEEIVNIIEDLINKTRYAVESIRQVNKTTKIQGENVEQTNEKFKGIDDAIEKMKKIIKNITTSGKEMELKKEEIIGTIENLSAISEENAAGTEEASASVEEQTASMEEIAKSSEELAKIAQDMQQGISRFKY
- the pdhA gene encoding pyruvate dehydrogenase (acetyl-transferring) E1 component subunit alpha; amino-acid sequence: MNLDSNQIINMYETMLKIRKFETKAMILFEEGNIPGFVHLYLGEEAVATGVCANLDEKDYITSTHRGHGHILAKGGDLKYMMAELFGKETGYCKGKGGSMHIADATKGILGANGIVGAGHNISIGAGLSAKYRGTDQVCVCFFGDGSTNQGTFHESINLASIWKLPVVFVCENNLYGISMSQDRHQAIQDVADRAVAYNIPGVTVDGNDVFAVYEATNEAIKRAREGQGPTLVECKTYRHRGHFEGDPGAYKPEEEQKEWRDKDPIPRLEKFMVENDIITKKKIKGINEKIDKDIEEAVKFAQDSPEPSLESAVEDIYTDIVEEVRVR
- a CDS encoding ATP-NAD kinase family protein — its product is MITIGIIANPSSGKDIRRLVSHATVVDNNEKVNIVERIILGAQGCGVEKVYIMPDTFQIGYRVIDKLSISKELNTNIEVLDMNINGETKDSVIAAKDMEDKKVGALVVLGGDGTNRAVAKSVKHVPIISLSTGTNNVYPEMIEGTVAGMAAAVVASGKYLLEDISRKDKQIEIYKNGAFTDIALVDAVISKKFVIGSRAIWDMEDIVKVIVSRAHPASIGFSSLVGCNVIVKENDDFGACIDLTEDKYKVIAPIAAGILKEVKLGSAQRIKLNEKYIIKPKYNGMIALDGEREIPFKADDALVVKITRNGPYHVDIKKTLEIAQRDGFFNK
- a CDS encoding dihydrolipoamide acetyltransferase family protein; translated protein: MSKTIVMPKLGLTMKEGKLTKWHKKEGDEVKEGDILFDVETNKLSNEVEVKESGILRKVIIDEGEVVPCLEPVAIIADKDEDISAILAEIEGKKEGQDKEEKREVVEEKTDNNKEIKTKRLIASPAAKRIAKEKGIDISEVVGTGPNGRITIKDVENYETLKTKAPKSTPMARKVAKDFGIDLNDIDKQDRINKQDVYDLYREQELVSSIEPKEKAVPMSTMRKVIGDRMYESWQTSPVVNYNIRVDMTNLKKLKKELKNKVKLTYTDFLIKIVSKTLLEFPLLNCSIDGDDIITRNYVNMGVAVAIEEGLIVPVVKYAHSKGLKEISYEVRSLADKAKNNELTNSDIDGGTFTITNLGMFGIESFAPIINQPEVGILGVNAIVDTPMVENKEIVIKPLMNLSLTADHRAVDGAVAAKFMAKLKEYLENPGMLLL
- a CDS encoding alpha-ketoacid dehydrogenase subunit beta codes for the protein MKKMTYAEAIREGMRIKMKENSDVFLFGEDVGAFGGCFGVTAGLFDEFGEKRVRDTPISEGAIIGTAIGAAATGLRPIAELMFIDFLTVGMDQLVNQAAKMRYMFGGKITLPMVVRLPAGAGVQAAAQHSQSLEAWITHVPGLKVVYPSTPQDALGLMLGAIEDDNPVMYIEHKLLYGMDGEVDENIKPIPLGVADIKREGSDVTVIATGKMVHEALAAADELSKEGKDIEVIDLRTLYPLDKDTIFKSVEKTNRVVIVTEENKRGGYGGEISALISEEYFDYLDAPIARIGCLDTPIPFSPKLESYVIPNAEDIKSAVKSLG